In Vibrio tritonius, the following are encoded in one genomic region:
- the secY gene encoding preprotein translocase subunit SecY: protein MAKKPGNDFRSAQGGLSELKSRLLFVIGALLVFRAGSFVPIPGIDAAVLADLFEQQKGTIIEMFNMFSGGALSRASIFALGIMPYISASIVVQLLTVVHPALAELKKEGEAGRRKISQYTRYGTLVLAIFQAIGIATGLPNMVPNLVVIDQTMFTLIATVSLVTGTMFLMWLGEQITERGIGNGISLLIFAGIVAGLPKAIGQTIEQARQGELHVLLLLLIAVIAFAVIYFVVFMERGQRRIVVNYAKRQQGRKVFAAQSTHLPLKINMAGVIPAIFASSIILFPGTLAQWFGKSGNPAFSWLTDVSLALSPGQPLYVILYAVAIIFFCFFYTALVFNPRETADNLKKSGAFVPGIRPGEQTAKYIDKVMTRLTLAGALYITFICLIPQFMMSAWNVRFYFGGTSLLIVVVVIMDFMAQVQTHMMSHQYESVLKKANLKGYGR from the coding sequence ATGGCTAAGAAACCAGGAAATGATTTTCGTAGTGCTCAAGGCGGCTTAAGTGAATTGAAGTCGCGCTTATTATTCGTAATTGGTGCACTTTTAGTATTCCGAGCAGGCTCTTTTGTGCCGATCCCTGGTATTGATGCTGCTGTACTCGCCGATTTGTTCGAACAGCAAAAAGGCACCATCATTGAGATGTTCAACATGTTCTCTGGTGGTGCACTTTCGCGTGCATCTATATTCGCATTGGGCATCATGCCGTATATTTCGGCATCTATTGTTGTCCAATTGCTGACTGTAGTTCATCCAGCGTTAGCTGAGCTCAAGAAAGAGGGTGAAGCAGGCCGTCGTAAGATAAGCCAATATACGCGCTACGGCACGCTTGTACTTGCAATTTTCCAAGCTATTGGTATCGCAACTGGCCTACCAAACATGGTCCCTAATCTGGTCGTTATCGATCAAACCATGTTTACGCTAATTGCCACCGTAAGTTTAGTAACCGGCACCATGTTCCTAATGTGGTTAGGTGAACAAATTACAGAGCGAGGAATTGGTAACGGTATTTCGTTACTTATTTTTGCAGGTATCGTTGCTGGATTGCCAAAAGCAATCGGACAAACTATCGAGCAAGCGCGTCAAGGTGAACTGCACGTACTTCTGCTATTATTGATTGCAGTAATTGCTTTTGCAGTAATTTACTTCGTTGTTTTCATGGAACGTGGTCAGCGCCGTATCGTCGTTAACTACGCTAAGCGTCAACAAGGTCGTAAAGTATTTGCTGCTCAAAGCACTCACTTGCCATTAAAAATTAATATGGCTGGTGTAATTCCTGCTATCTTTGCATCAAGTATCATCCTGTTCCCAGGTACCCTGGCACAGTGGTTTGGTAAGAGTGGTAACCCAGCGTTTAGTTGGTTAACCGATGTTTCATTGGCGTTAAGCCCTGGACAACCTCTTTACGTAATACTTTATGCGGTAGCGATTATCTTCTTCTGTTTCTTCTATACGGCGTTGGTTTTCAACCCAAGAGAAACGGCTGATAATCTTAAGAAGTCAGGTGCGTTCGTACCCGGTATCCGCCCAGGTGAGCAGACAGCCAAATATATTGATAAAGTAATGACCCGCCTGACATTGGCTGGCGCGTTATACATTACCTTTATCTGTCTGATCCCTCAGTTCATGATGTCAGCGTGGAACGTAAGATTCTACTTTGGCGGGACATCACTACTTATCGTAGTGGTTGTTATCATGGACTTTATGGCACAGGTACAGACACATATGATGTCTCATCAATATGAGTCTGTGTTGAAAAAGGCTAATCTGAAAGGTTATGGCCGTTAA
- the rplO gene encoding 50S ribosomal protein L15 — protein sequence MHLNTLSPAAGSKPSKKRLGRGIGSGLGKTGGRGHKGQKSRSGGKVRPGFEGGQMPLKQRLPKFGFTSRKSLVSAEVRLAELAKVTGDVVDLNTLKAANVVAKNIENVKVVLSGEINKAVTVKGLRVTKGAKAAIEAAGGKIEA from the coding sequence ATGCACTTGAATACTCTATCACCGGCTGCGGGTTCTAAACCTTCTAAGAAGCGTTTAGGTCGTGGTATCGGTTCTGGCCTTGGTAAAACTGGTGGCCGTGGCCACAAAGGTCAAAAGTCACGTTCTGGCGGTAAAGTACGTCCAGGTTTTGAAGGCGGTCAAATGCCATTGAAACAACGTCTACCTAAATTCGGTTTCACTTCTCGTAAGAGCCTAGTGTCTGCTGAAGTTCGTCTAGCTGAGCTAGCGAAAGTAACAGGTGACGTAGTTGATCTAAACACTTTGAAAGCAGCTAACGTTGTCGCTAAAAACATCGAAAACGTTAAAGTTGTTCTTTCTGGCGAGATCAACAAAGCAGTGACTGTAAAAGGTCTACGCGTGACTAAAGGCGCTAAAGCTGCTATCGAAGCTGCGGGCGGTAAAATCGAGGCGTAA
- the rpsK gene encoding 30S ribosomal protein S11 — MAKQPTRARKRVRKQVADGVAHIHASFNNTIVTITDRQGNALAWATAGGSGFRGSRKSTPFAAQVAAERCAEMAKEYGLKNLEVMVKGPGPGRESTVRALNAAGFRITNIVDATPIPHNGCRPPKKRRV; from the coding sequence ATGGCAAAACAACCAACTCGCGCACGTAAACGCGTACGCAAACAAGTTGCTGATGGCGTAGCGCATATCCACGCATCTTTCAACAATACAATCGTAACCATTACTGACCGTCAAGGTAACGCTCTAGCATGGGCAACTGCAGGTGGTTCAGGTTTCCGTGGTTCTCGTAAGTCAACTCCGTTCGCTGCACAGGTTGCTGCTGAACGTTGTGCTGAAATGGCTAAAGAATACGGCCTAAAGAACTTGGAAGTTATGGTTAAGGGTCCTGGTCCAGGTCGTGAATCTACTGTTCGCGCACTGAACGCTGCTGGTTTCCGTATCACAAACATCGTTGATGCGACACCAATCCCTCATAACGGTTGTCGTCCACCTAAGAAACGTCGCGTATAA
- the rplR gene encoding 50S ribosomal protein L18: MDKKASRIRRATRARRKIAELGATRLVVHRTPRHVYAQVIAANGSEVIAAASTVEKAIREQVTNTGNIDAAKAVGKAIAERALEKGVSAVAFDRSGFQYHGRVAALADSAREAGLKF; the protein is encoded by the coding sequence ATGGATAAGAAAGCATCTCGCATCCGTCGTGCCACTCGCGCACGTCGTAAGATTGCAGAACTGGGTGCAACTCGCCTAGTAGTACACCGTACTCCTCGTCACGTGTACGCACAGGTGATTGCAGCTAACGGCTCTGAGGTTATCGCAGCAGCTTCTACTGTAGAAAAAGCGATCCGTGAGCAGGTTACAAACACCGGTAACATCGATGCTGCAAAAGCAGTAGGTAAAGCTATTGCTGAGCGTGCGCTTGAAAAAGGCGTAAGTGCAGTTGCATTTGATCGTTCTGGTTTCCAATACCACGGTCGAGTAGCGGCGCTAGCAGATTCTGCTCGCGAAGCTGGTCTGAAATTCTAA
- the rpsN gene encoding 30S ribosomal protein S14, translated as MAKQSMKAREVKRAKLAAQYAEKRSALKAIISDVNASEEDRWNAVLKLQSLPRDSSASRQRNRCNQTGRPHGYLRKFGLSRIKVREACMKGEIPGLRKASW; from the coding sequence ATGGCTAAACAATCAATGAAAGCACGTGAAGTAAAACGTGCGAAGCTTGCAGCTCAGTACGCAGAAAAGCGTTCAGCGCTAAAAGCTATCATCAGCGATGTAAACGCATCTGAAGAAGATCGTTGGAACGCAGTTCTTAAACTGCAATCACTTCCACGTGATTCAAGTGCATCACGTCAGCGCAACCGTTGCAACCAAACTGGTCGTCCACACGGTTACCTACGTAAATTCGGTCTAAGCCGTATTAAAGTTCGTGAAGCTTGCATGAAAGGCGAGATTCCTGGACTTCGTAAGGCTAGCTGGTAA
- the rplF gene encoding 50S ribosomal protein L6, with amino-acid sequence MSRVAKAPVAIPAGVEVKLNGQEITVKGAKGELTRELNNAVVIAQEDNHLTFGPREGVANAWAQAGTARALVNNMVVGVTEGFTKKLTLKGVGYRAAVKGNAVALTLGFSHPVEHELPAGIKAECPTQTDIIVTGCDKQLVGQVAADIRSYREPEPYKGKGVRYADENVRTKEAKKK; translated from the coding sequence ATGTCTCGTGTTGCTAAAGCACCTGTCGCTATTCCAGCTGGCGTAGAGGTGAAATTAAACGGCCAAGAGATCACCGTTAAAGGTGCAAAAGGTGAACTTACTCGCGAACTTAACAACGCTGTTGTTATCGCGCAAGAAGACAACCACCTTACTTTCGGTCCACGCGAAGGTGTTGCTAACGCATGGGCACAAGCAGGTACTGCACGTGCACTAGTTAACAACATGGTTGTAGGCGTTACAGAAGGCTTCACTAAGAAGCTGACTCTGAAAGGCGTTGGTTACCGTGCTGCTGTTAAAGGCAACGCTGTAGCTCTAACTCTTGGCTTCTCTCACCCTGTTGAGCATGAACTGCCAGCAGGTATTAAGGCAGAATGTCCGACTCAAACTGACATTATCGTAACTGGTTGTGACAAACAACTAGTTGGTCAAGTTGCGGCAGATATTCGTTCTTACCGTGAACCTGAACCTTACAAAGGTAAAGGTGTTCGTTACGCAGATGAAAATGTGCGTACTAAAGAAGCTAAGAAGAAGTAA
- the rpsE gene encoding 30S ribosomal protein S5 — translation MAKEQQVQANDLQEKLIAVNRVSKTVKGGRIMSFTALTVVGDGNGRVGFGYGKAREVPAAIQKAMEKARRNMTTIALNEGTLHHPVKGRHSGSKVYMQPAAEGTGVIAGGAMRAVLEVAGVHNVLSKAYGSTNPINIVRATIDALGSVKSPEMVAAKRGLTVESISE, via the coding sequence ATGGCTAAAGAACAACAAGTTCAAGCGAATGATTTGCAAGAAAAATTAATCGCAGTTAACCGTGTTTCTAAAACGGTTAAAGGCGGTCGAATCATGAGCTTCACTGCACTAACAGTAGTTGGTGACGGTAATGGTCGTGTAGGTTTCGGTTACGGCAAAGCTCGTGAAGTACCTGCAGCGATTCAAAAAGCAATGGAAAAAGCGCGTCGTAACATGACTACTATCGCGCTAAACGAAGGCACACTTCACCACCCAGTGAAAGGTCGCCATTCGGGCTCTAAAGTTTACATGCAGCCTGCTGCAGAAGGTACTGGTGTTATCGCAGGTGGTGCGATGCGTGCAGTACTAGAAGTTGCTGGTGTACACAACGTACTGTCTAAGGCGTACGGTTCAACTAACCCAATCAACATCGTTCGTGCAACGATCGATGCACTGGGTAGTGTGAAGTCACCTGAAATGGTTGCTGCTAAACGTGGTCTGACTGTTGAATCTATTTCGGAGTAA
- the rpmJ gene encoding 50S ribosomal protein L36 has translation MKVRASVKKICRNCKIIKRNGVVRVICSEPKHKQRQG, from the coding sequence ATGAAAGTTCGTGCTTCCGTTAAAAAAATCTGCCGTAACTGCAAAATTATCAAACGTAACGGTGTCGTTCGCGTTATTTGCAGTGAGCCTAAGCACAAGCAGCGCCAAGGCTAA
- the rpsH gene encoding 30S ribosomal protein S8 gives MSMQDPISDMLTRIRNGQAANKVAVKMPSSKLKVAIAALLKAEGYIVDFAVEGEAKPELEVTLKYFQAKPVIEQIQRVSRPGLRVYKNKDSLPSVMGGLGVAVVSTSKGLMSDRAARKAGLGGEIICYVA, from the coding sequence ATGAGCATGCAAGATCCGATTTCGGATATGCTGACCCGTATTCGTAACGGTCAGGCAGCAAACAAAGTTGCTGTTAAAATGCCTTCTTCAAAGCTTAAAGTTGCAATTGCTGCACTACTTAAAGCTGAAGGTTACATCGTTGACTTCGCTGTTGAAGGCGAAGCAAAACCTGAGCTAGAAGTTACTCTTAAGTACTTCCAAGCTAAACCTGTAATTGAGCAAATCCAACGTGTTTCACGTCCTGGTCTGCGTGTCTACAAAAACAAAGACTCGCTACCATCTGTGATGGGCGGTTTGGGTGTTGCTGTTGTTTCCACTTCCAAGGGTCTGATGTCAGACCGCGCTGCTCGCAAAGCGGGTCTTGGCGGTGAAATCATCTGTTACGTAGCGTAA
- the rpmD gene encoding 50S ribosomal protein L30: protein MATIKVTQTKSSIGRLPKHKATLRGLGLRRIRHTVELEDTPCVRGMINQVQYMVKVEE, encoded by the coding sequence ATGGCAACTATTAAAGTAACTCAAACTAAAAGCTCAATTGGTCGCCTACCTAAGCATAAAGCTACTTTGCGTGGTTTAGGCCTTCGTCGTATCCGCCATACTGTTGAACTAGAAGATACTCCATGTGTACGTGGTATGATCAATCAAGTTCAATACATGGTTAAAGTTGAGGAGTAA
- the rpsM gene encoding 30S ribosomal protein S13: MARIAGINIPDQKHAVIALTSIYGIGKTRSQAILAEVGIAEDVKISELTEEQINQLRDGVAKYTVEGDLRREVSMNIKRLMDLGCYRGLRHRRSLPLRGQRTKTNARTRKGPRKPIKK; the protein is encoded by the coding sequence GTGGCCCGTATAGCAGGCATTAACATTCCTGATCAAAAACATGCCGTAATTGCATTAACATCAATCTACGGTATTGGCAAAACTCGCTCTCAAGCTATCCTAGCTGAAGTGGGTATTGCTGAAGATGTTAAGATCAGTGAACTAACTGAAGAGCAGATCAATCAACTGCGTGATGGTGTAGCTAAGTACACTGTAGAGGGTGATCTACGTCGTGAAGTATCCATGAACATCAAGCGTCTTATGGACCTTGGCTGTTACCGTGGTCTTCGTCATCGTCGCAGTCTACCACTACGTGGACAGCGTACTAAAACCAACGCACGTACTCGTAAGGGTCCGCGCAAGCCGATCAAGAAATAG
- the rpsD gene encoding 30S ribosomal protein S4: protein MARYLGPKLKLSRREGTDLFLKSGVRAIDTKCKIDNAPGVHGARRGRLSEYGVQLREKQKVRRMYGVLEKQFRNYYKEAARLKGNTGENLLQLLEGRLDNVVYRMGFGATRAEARQLVSHKAILVNGKVVNVPSFKVAANDVVSIREKAKQQSRIKAALEVAEQREKPTWIEVDGGKMEGTFKRMPERSDLSADINEQLIVELYSK, encoded by the coding sequence ATGGCAAGATATTTGGGTCCTAAGCTTAAGCTTAGCCGCCGCGAAGGTACTGACTTGTTCCTTAAGTCAGGCGTTCGTGCGATTGATACCAAGTGTAAAATCGATAACGCACCAGGTGTACACGGCGCTCGTCGCGGTCGTCTATCTGAGTATGGCGTTCAGCTTCGTGAGAAGCAAAAAGTTCGTCGTATGTACGGCGTGCTTGAAAAGCAATTCCGTAACTACTACAAAGAAGCAGCTCGCCTAAAAGGTAACACTGGTGAGAACCTACTTCAGCTTCTAGAAGGTCGTCTAGATAACGTAGTTTACCGCATGGGCTTTGGCGCAACTCGCGCAGAAGCACGTCAGCTAGTTAGCCACAAAGCTATCCTAGTTAACGGTAAAGTTGTAAACGTTCCTTCTTTCAAAGTTGCGGCTAACGACGTTGTTTCTATCCGCGAGAAAGCTAAACAGCAATCTCGTATTAAAGCTGCTCTAGAAGTTGCTGAACAACGCGAAAAACCAACTTGGATTGAAGTAGATGGTGGCAAGATGGAAGGTACATTCAAGCGTATGCCTGAACGTTCTGATCTATCAGCTGACATCAACGAACAATTGATCGTCGAGCTTTACTCTAAGTAA